From a single Micromonospora sp. WMMD1102 genomic region:
- a CDS encoding NADP-dependent oxidoreductase: MSESFGAMPEVRELPEPTPGDGEVKIEVQTSSLNGFDAKLAGGFLAGEVEHQFPVVLGRDFAGIVTEIGPGVRGFMPGEKVFGVVAKPGLGDGSFGEYVVVPEEMGLAPLPAGLDYRCAGVLGLAGIAALASVDAVGPGRGETLLISGATGGVGHYAVQLATARGATVIATAEAGPAADLLHELGAAHTVDHRADLAAQVRRLAPDGVDNAIHLAGDPEMVADLVTPGGRFASTVGVDAEQLGDRELNVSTIEAIPDRIVLDHIATEAAADRLRPSIARTYLLDEVPQAFTDFNNSGTVGKLAVAIGSAG; encoded by the coding sequence ATGTCTGAGTCGTTCGGGGCGATGCCGGAGGTCCGGGAGTTGCCGGAGCCGACGCCCGGTGACGGCGAGGTGAAGATCGAGGTGCAGACCTCGTCGCTCAACGGTTTCGACGCCAAACTCGCCGGCGGCTTCCTGGCCGGCGAGGTCGAGCACCAGTTCCCGGTGGTACTCGGCCGGGACTTCGCCGGCATCGTCACCGAGATCGGGCCGGGCGTGCGCGGGTTCATGCCGGGCGAGAAGGTCTTCGGCGTGGTGGCGAAGCCGGGGCTCGGCGACGGCTCGTTCGGCGAGTACGTGGTCGTGCCGGAGGAGATGGGGCTGGCGCCGCTGCCGGCCGGGCTCGACTACCGCTGCGCCGGCGTACTCGGCCTGGCCGGGATCGCCGCGCTGGCCAGCGTCGACGCGGTCGGCCCGGGGCGCGGCGAGACGCTGCTGATCTCGGGGGCCACCGGCGGGGTCGGGCACTACGCCGTCCAGCTTGCCACCGCGCGCGGCGCGACGGTGATCGCCACCGCCGAGGCCGGTCCGGCCGCCGACCTGCTGCACGAACTCGGTGCCGCGCACACCGTGGACCACCGGGCCGACCTGGCCGCACAGGTCCGGCGGCTCGCCCCGGACGGGGTGGACAACGCCATCCACCTGGCCGGCGACCCGGAGATGGTCGCCGACCTGGTCACCCCCGGTGGCCGGTTCGCCTCCACCGTCGGGGTGGATGCCGAGCAGCTCGGCGACCGGGAGCTGAACGTCAGCACGATCGAGGCGATCCCGGACCGGATCGTGCTCGACCACATCGCCACCGAGGCCGCCGCCGACCGGCTGCGCCCGTCCATCGCCCGCACCTACCTGCTGGACGAGGTGCCGCAGGCGTTCACCGACTTCAACAACAGCGGTACCGTCGGCAAGCTCGCCGTCGCGATCGGCTCGGCCGGATAG
- a CDS encoding MFS transporter produces the protein MSVPSPPSLDDPAALRRGRIAVSLLFLLFGMAIGTWTARIPAVKENLGLTDGQLSIGLLGLAAGAITGMQFTGRLVDRYGSVRVMLPVALAEGGCLLLPGYAGNLVTLTLALFVFGAVHGTLNIAMNANAVEVERARGRPMLSSCHAVYSIGGFLGAAVGGLFARADAGVPVTFWTTGLVALGLAGWATRWALPRTGHPAPPTSPTPPTADAGQSGGDGSGGRRRESPGVLLLGVLAFCCLVGEGAAADWSTVYLRESLGSEPGFAAAAYAAFAIMMTAGRLVGDRLAAALGPVPLVRGSGILAAVGLGGALLVGHPVAGLIGFGCLGAGLSCIAPQVFSAAGNRDPSQAGRALARVAGLGYLGFLVGPVVIGGAAELLGLPRALALPALLALFVALAAGALRPRRPGQPSTAPVSVDPRS, from the coding sequence GTGTCCGTGCCGTCGCCACCGTCCCTCGACGACCCTGCCGCGCTGCGCCGTGGCCGGATCGCGGTGTCGCTGCTGTTCCTGCTCTTCGGGATGGCGATCGGCACCTGGACCGCCCGGATCCCCGCCGTCAAGGAGAACCTGGGCCTGACCGACGGCCAGCTCAGCATCGGGCTGCTCGGGCTCGCCGCCGGGGCCATCACCGGCATGCAGTTCACCGGACGCCTGGTCGACCGGTACGGCAGCGTCCGGGTGATGCTGCCGGTCGCCCTGGCCGAGGGTGGCTGCCTGCTGCTTCCCGGGTACGCCGGCAACCTGGTCACGCTGACCCTGGCCCTCTTCGTCTTCGGCGCCGTGCACGGCACCCTCAACATCGCGATGAACGCCAACGCGGTCGAGGTGGAACGCGCCCGGGGCCGCCCGATGCTCTCGTCCTGCCACGCGGTCTACAGCATCGGCGGATTTCTCGGCGCGGCGGTCGGCGGCCTCTTCGCCCGCGCGGACGCCGGTGTCCCGGTCACCTTCTGGACGACCGGGCTGGTCGCGCTCGGCCTCGCCGGCTGGGCCACCCGGTGGGCCCTGCCCCGCACCGGGCACCCCGCACCGCCCACCTCCCCCACCCCGCCAACCGCCGACGCCGGGCAGTCTGGCGGTGACGGGTCGGGCGGGCGGCGGCGGGAGTCGCCGGGCGTGCTCCTCCTCGGCGTACTGGCGTTCTGCTGCCTGGTCGGCGAGGGGGCCGCCGCCGACTGGAGCACGGTGTATCTCCGGGAGAGCCTGGGCAGCGAGCCGGGTTTCGCCGCCGCCGCGTACGCCGCTTTCGCGATCATGATGACGGCCGGCCGGCTCGTCGGCGACCGGCTCGCCGCCGCGCTCGGTCCGGTGCCCCTGGTACGCGGCAGCGGCATCCTGGCCGCCGTCGGGCTCGGCGGGGCGCTGCTGGTCGGCCACCCGGTCGCCGGGCTGATCGGATTCGGCTGCCTCGGCGCCGGCCTCTCCTGCATCGCACCGCAGGTCTTCTCGGCCGCCGGCAACCGGGACCCGAGCCAGGCCGGCCGGGCGCTGGCCCGGGTCGCCGGCCTGGGTTACCTGGGCTTCCTCGTCGGGCCGGTGGTGATCGGCGGTGCCGCCGAACTGCTCGGCCTGCCCCGCGCGCTGGCGCTGCCGGCCCTGCTCGCGCTCTTCGTCGCCCTCGCCGCCGGAGCGCTCCGCCCCCGGCGACCGGGACAGCCGAGCACCGCACCGGTCAGCGTGGACCCACGATCCTGA
- a CDS encoding DUF5937 family protein, whose protein sequence is MIHLHFTAIDLTRVRFATSPLMETVASLRTLAAGRRGAHLHRPWLDGFAERADRLRERDLELLRALVRPAGYLPDFLVPPQRRSSSFAEELARVADADPEIVARELAHLATHRIAQQEPGREGRQALLQALVDRPDAGLGRVTGAIEAYHRVAIAPDWKRIEALLNDDIAYRLDALADGGVDRMMGNLHPSVTFADQTLRIVNYYEGHADCGGRGLLLVPCAFAWPDVLVRTAEPASPSISYSPRGLGRLWEEHPEQAGSALAGVLGHTRAALLAQLDLPMSTSQAATQMALAAPTLSVHLQALRAAGLLTSRRAGRQVLYSRTDLGDRLLSGAGRPS, encoded by the coding sequence GTGATCCACCTGCACTTCACGGCGATCGACCTGACCCGGGTACGCTTCGCCACCTCGCCGCTGATGGAGACCGTCGCCAGCCTACGTACGCTGGCCGCCGGCCGGCGGGGGGCACACCTGCACCGGCCCTGGCTCGACGGGTTCGCCGAGCGCGCGGACCGGCTGCGCGAGCGCGACCTCGAACTGCTCCGGGCGCTGGTACGGCCGGCGGGCTACCTCCCGGACTTCCTGGTGCCGCCGCAGCGCCGGTCCTCGTCCTTCGCCGAGGAGCTGGCGCGGGTCGCCGACGCCGACCCGGAGATCGTGGCGCGGGAGCTGGCGCACCTGGCCACCCACCGGATCGCCCAGCAGGAGCCCGGCCGGGAGGGGCGGCAGGCCCTGCTCCAGGCGCTGGTGGACCGGCCGGATGCGGGCCTCGGCCGGGTCACCGGGGCGATCGAGGCATACCACCGGGTCGCGATCGCGCCGGACTGGAAGCGGATCGAGGCGTTGCTGAACGACGACATCGCCTACCGGCTCGACGCGCTCGCCGACGGCGGCGTCGACCGGATGATGGGCAACCTGCACCCGTCGGTCACCTTCGCCGACCAGACGCTGCGGATCGTCAACTACTACGAGGGCCACGCCGACTGCGGCGGGCGCGGCCTGCTCCTCGTACCGTGCGCCTTCGCCTGGCCGGACGTCCTGGTGCGGACGGCGGAGCCCGCGTCGCCGAGCATCTCCTACTCGCCGCGCGGCCTCGGCCGGCTCTGGGAGGAGCACCCCGAGCAGGCCGGTTCGGCGCTGGCCGGTGTCCTGGGGCACACCCGGGCCGCCCTGCTGGCCCAGCTCGACCTGCCGATGTCGACAAGTCAGGCCGCCACCCAGATGGCACTCGCCGCGCCGACGCTCAGCGTGCACCTACAGGCGTTGCGGGCCGCCGGGCTGCTCACCTCGCGCCGGGCCGGCCGGCAGGTGCTCTACTCGCGCACCGATCTCGGCGACCGGCTGCTCAGCGGGGCGGGCCGACCGAGCTGA
- a CDS encoding DUF6071 family protein, which produces MSTIRLLVVNGCSFARGAELAEPDRDSWPALLGRELEIDVVNLACDGGSNRRAVRTTVQHLDSIRAAHGIDFGQILFVNMWTALSRNEYHDSGIEDGPVRPDLGVRPALPGELHWQRVADWKAAEGDRPSKAYLRHLFSTTGETVNFFVDWLLLEHHLTSRGVPSRFAFAWEILPDPIPAEAVPVMRALRADLVFGALPPRPEETFREMVFGRVPFGDWDHPLAEGHRQFAAALLRWLDADERLRFPRDGRSGQGEQSGQPGPSSWCGR; this is translated from the coding sequence ATGAGCACCATCCGGCTGCTCGTGGTGAACGGGTGCAGCTTCGCCCGGGGCGCCGAACTGGCCGAGCCGGACCGCGACTCCTGGCCGGCCCTACTCGGCCGGGAGCTGGAGATCGACGTGGTCAACCTGGCCTGCGACGGTGGCTCCAACCGACGGGCCGTCCGGACCACCGTGCAGCACCTGGATTCGATCCGGGCGGCACACGGGATCGACTTCGGGCAGATCCTCTTCGTGAACATGTGGACCGCGCTGAGCCGCAACGAATACCACGACAGCGGGATCGAGGACGGGCCGGTCCGCCCCGACCTCGGCGTACGCCCGGCGCTGCCCGGTGAGCTGCACTGGCAGCGGGTGGCCGACTGGAAGGCCGCCGAGGGGGACAGGCCGTCGAAGGCGTACCTGCGGCACCTGTTCAGCACCACCGGCGAGACGGTCAACTTCTTCGTCGACTGGCTGCTGCTGGAGCACCACCTGACGAGTCGGGGGGTGCCGAGCCGGTTCGCGTTCGCCTGGGAGATCCTGCCGGACCCGATCCCGGCCGAGGCGGTCCCGGTGATGCGGGCGCTCCGCGCCGACCTGGTCTTCGGCGCACTGCCGCCCCGGCCCGAGGAGACCTTCCGGGAGATGGTCTTCGGCCGGGTGCCGTTCGGCGACTGGGACCACCCGCTGGCGGAGGGACACCGGCAGTTCGCCGCCGCGCTGCTGCGCTGGCTCGACGCCGACGAGCGGCTGCGCTTCCCCCGCGACGGGCGGAGCGGGCAGGGTGAGCAGAGCGGGCAACCCGGGCCGAGCAGTTGGTGCGGGCGGTGA
- a CDS encoding glycosyltransferase gives MTVPGLVSVIMPARDGAATIGAQLAALARQTYPGPWELVVVDNGSTDGTPELVAGFAGRLPGLRLHRADDRPGTSYARNEGCRVSRGELLLFCDQDDVVGPDWVAEMVRGLARFPAVGGHVERRLLNDDVALATRPEKPAGSLQSGFDFLPYALGANCGVRRAVFEELGGFDPAYRYGSDEVSFFWRAQLAGYPIGALPKAVVHYRLRRRLPEMARQYYAYGLSHPRLYRDFAAAGLPRSVRPAAREWRWLLGHLPDLLRSRRARAVWVTRCAMRCGRIVGSLRNRVVFP, from the coding sequence GTGACCGTACCCGGGCTGGTGTCGGTGATCATGCCGGCCCGCGACGGCGCCGCCACCATCGGCGCGCAACTGGCCGCGCTGGCCCGGCAGACCTACCCCGGACCCTGGGAACTCGTCGTCGTCGACAACGGCTCCACCGACGGTACGCCGGAACTGGTCGCCGGCTTCGCCGGCCGGCTGCCCGGTCTCCGGCTGCACCGGGCGGACGACCGGCCCGGCACCAGCTACGCCCGCAACGAGGGCTGCCGGGTGAGCCGGGGCGAACTGCTGCTCTTCTGCGACCAGGACGACGTGGTCGGACCCGACTGGGTGGCCGAGATGGTACGCGGACTCGCCCGGTTCCCCGCCGTCGGCGGACACGTCGAACGGCGGCTGCTCAACGACGACGTCGCCCTGGCCACCCGCCCCGAGAAGCCGGCCGGCTCACTCCAGTCCGGATTCGACTTCCTCCCCTACGCGCTCGGCGCCAACTGCGGGGTACGCCGGGCCGTCTTCGAGGAACTCGGCGGCTTCGACCCCGCCTACCGGTACGGCTCGGACGAGGTGAGCTTCTTCTGGCGGGCGCAGCTCGCCGGGTACCCGATCGGGGCGCTGCCGAAGGCGGTGGTGCACTACCGGCTGCGCCGCCGGCTCCCGGAGATGGCCCGGCAGTACTACGCGTACGGCCTCAGCCATCCCCGGTTGTACCGCGACTTCGCCGCAGCCGGGTTACCCCGCTCGGTCCGGCCGGCCGCCCGGGAGTGGCGCTGGCTGCTCGGCCACCTGCCGGACCTGCTCCGGTCCCGCCGGGCGCGGGCCGTCTGGGTGACCCGGTGCGCGATGCGCTGCGGCCGGATCGTCGGCAGCCTGCGCAACCGGGTCGTCTTCCCCTGA
- a CDS encoding winged helix DNA-binding domain-containing protein: MHGKLLSRRALNRATLHRQLLLRRSDRTPVEALEHLVGMQAQTTHTWYVGFWTRLRDCPPEAVAELLTDRRAVRVALMRSTIHLVTAADALALRPVLQPVVERGLTQTYGRRLTGVDRDEVVATARELLDERPLTFGQLGKALARHWPEHDPEALAQAVRALVPLVQVPPRGVWGRSGLAAHQSVEKWLGQLPPPAGSVDDLVLRYLAAFGPATVRDVQVWSGLTRLAEVLERLRPSLVPLRDETGAELFDLPDAVRPDPDVPAAPRFLYDFDNLLLSYADRSRVLTEEFRSRSVTRNGQLPRAVLVDGFTAGTWTTVVERGSALLTVEPFARLSAADAAALEVEGADLLRFLAGDDCSPEVRIVGPR, translated from the coding sequence ATGCACGGCAAGCTGTTGAGCCGGCGGGCGCTCAACCGGGCCACCCTGCACCGACAGCTGCTGCTGCGCCGGTCGGACCGTACGCCGGTCGAGGCGCTCGAACACCTGGTCGGGATGCAGGCCCAGACCACCCACACCTGGTACGTCGGCTTCTGGACCCGGCTGCGTGACTGTCCACCCGAGGCGGTGGCGGAGCTGTTGACCGATCGGCGGGCGGTCCGGGTCGCGCTGATGCGCTCGACCATCCACCTGGTCACCGCCGCCGACGCGCTGGCGCTGCGCCCCGTGCTGCAACCGGTGGTCGAACGCGGCCTGACTCAGACCTACGGCCGGCGGCTCACCGGAGTGGACCGGGACGAGGTCGTCGCCACCGCCCGCGAGCTGCTCGACGAGCGACCGCTGACCTTCGGACAACTCGGAAAGGCCCTGGCGCGGCACTGGCCGGAGCACGATCCCGAGGCGCTGGCCCAGGCGGTCCGGGCCTTGGTGCCACTGGTCCAGGTGCCGCCCCGGGGCGTCTGGGGACGCAGCGGGCTGGCCGCCCACCAGAGTGTCGAGAAGTGGCTCGGCCAGCTGCCGCCGCCGGCCGGCTCCGTCGACGACCTGGTGCTCCGCTATCTGGCCGCCTTCGGCCCGGCCACCGTGCGTGACGTGCAGGTCTGGTCCGGACTGACCCGGCTCGCCGAGGTACTGGAACGGTTGCGCCCGAGCCTGGTGCCGTTGCGGGACGAGACCGGGGCGGAGCTGTTCGACCTGCCCGACGCCGTACGCCCCGATCCGGACGTGCCTGCCGCGCCCCGGTTCCTCTACGACTTCGACAACCTGCTGCTCTCGTACGCCGACCGGTCCCGGGTGCTCACCGAGGAGTTCCGGTCCCGGTCGGTGACCCGCAACGGCCAACTGCCCAGAGCGGTGCTGGTCGACGGCTTCACCGCCGGCACCTGGACGACCGTCGTCGAGCGGGGCAGCGCACTGCTCACGGTCGAGCCGTTCGCCCGGCTCTCCGCCGCCGACGCGGCGGCGCTGGAGGTCGAGGGAGCGGATCTGCTGCGCTTCCTGGCCGGTGACGACTGCTCACCGGAGGTCAGGATCGTGGGTCCACGCTGA
- a CDS encoding YciI family protein produces the protein MIVVEVRFTGDPTERLAARPAHRELLARLHAEGGLVAAGPWADDSGALLLFDTDEAAAREALDADPYYRAPGVSVVSVRHWTPVVGGPQRSTS, from the coding sequence ATGATCGTTGTGGAAGTGCGTTTCACCGGTGACCCGACCGAACGACTGGCCGCCCGCCCCGCCCACCGGGAGCTGCTGGCCCGGCTGCACGCCGAGGGCGGCCTGGTCGCCGCCGGCCCCTGGGCGGACGACTCGGGTGCGCTGCTGCTGTTCGACACCGACGAGGCGGCGGCACGCGAGGCGCTCGACGCCGATCCCTACTACCGGGCGCCCGGGGTCAGCGTGGTCTCGGTACGGCACTGGACACCGGTCGTCGGCGGTCCTCAGCGCAGCACGTCGTAG
- a CDS encoding dihydrofolate reductase family protein produces the protein MRTLVYTAFVSLDGVVDSPGGGTASEAHRSGGWTYKDIEFVPEAYELKGRETEEATALMFGRASYQVFSPVWPDMADFAALKDLPKYVVSTTLDEDALVDNWGDITILRSLEDVARLKETDGGPIFIHGSATLARNLSDAGLIDRYHLLVFPLLLGAGKRMFSDADRDKQMLRLVESETYANGITKLVYDVLR, from the coding sequence ATGCGAACCCTGGTCTACACCGCCTTCGTCTCGCTGGACGGCGTCGTCGACTCACCCGGCGGCGGCACCGCCTCCGAGGCCCACCGCAGCGGCGGCTGGACGTACAAGGACATCGAGTTCGTGCCGGAGGCGTACGAGCTCAAGGGCCGGGAGACCGAGGAGGCCACCGCGCTGATGTTCGGCCGGGCCAGCTACCAGGTGTTCTCGCCGGTGTGGCCGGACATGGCGGACTTCGCCGCCCTCAAGGACCTGCCGAAGTACGTCGTCTCGACGACCCTCGACGAGGACGCCCTGGTCGACAACTGGGGGGACATCACGATCCTGCGCTCCCTGGAGGACGTCGCCCGGCTGAAGGAGACCGACGGCGGCCCGATCTTCATCCACGGCAGTGCCACCCTCGCCCGCAACCTCTCCGACGCCGGCCTGATCGACCGCTACCACCTGCTGGTCTTTCCGCTGCTGCTCGGGGCCGGCAAGCGGATGTTCAGCGACGCCGACCGGGACAAGCAGATGCTGAGGCTGGTCGAGTCCGAGACGTACGCCAACGGCATCACCAAGCTCGTCTACGACGTGCTGCGCTGA
- a CDS encoding TetR/AcrR family transcriptional regulator, which yields MTTEYGGSGDPKRSMELLWGVPDRPRRGPKPKLTVDRIVRAAIEIADREGLAGLSMRRVADELGVTAMSLYTYVPGKAELIDVMLDAVHARTDAPDDGGGDWRSRVERLARENYDRYRRHPWLLQVARSVPVLGPNLLAQYDRELTAVDGLGLTEVEMDLLVSLVADYVHGAVRGAVETAQMRQRTGMTTEQWWQSYEPLLAQVFDAERYPVAARVGSVAGAEYQAPADPARSFDFGLQRLLDGIEAFVQRRSR from the coding sequence GTGACGACGGAGTACGGCGGCAGTGGCGACCCGAAGCGGAGCATGGAGCTGCTCTGGGGCGTACCCGATCGCCCCCGGCGGGGCCCGAAACCCAAGCTCACGGTGGACCGGATCGTCCGGGCGGCGATCGAGATCGCCGACCGCGAGGGACTGGCCGGGCTCTCCATGCGACGGGTCGCCGACGAACTCGGCGTCACCGCGATGTCGCTGTACACCTACGTGCCGGGCAAGGCCGAGCTGATCGACGTGATGCTCGACGCCGTGCACGCCCGGACCGACGCCCCCGACGACGGCGGGGGCGACTGGCGCAGCCGGGTCGAGCGGCTGGCCCGGGAGAACTACGACCGCTACCGCCGCCACCCCTGGCTGCTCCAGGTGGCCCGCAGCGTGCCGGTGCTCGGCCCGAACCTGCTGGCCCAGTACGACCGGGAACTGACCGCCGTCGACGGGCTGGGCCTGACCGAGGTCGAGATGGACCTGCTGGTCAGCCTGGTCGCCGACTACGTGCACGGCGCGGTACGCGGTGCCGTGGAGACCGCCCAGATGCGCCAGCGCACCGGGATGACCACCGAGCAGTGGTGGCAGAGCTACGAACCCCTGCTGGCGCAGGTCTTCGACGCCGAGCGCTATCCGGTGGCCGCCCGGGTCGGCTCGGTGGCCGGTGCCGAATACCAGGCCCCGGCCGACCCGGCCCGCTCGTTCGACTTCGGGCTGCAACGGCTGCTCGACGGGATCGAGGCGTTCGTCCAGCGCCGGAGCCGGTAG
- a CDS encoding methyltransferase domain-containing protein has product MVAQLHRAPSGERLRSIDEFLGMAYADLVKHDDRLRGTAVQARFDRGVAHLTGEVADREELATVRQLVGRLDGVLAVWSRVRVAGRDPVVMDLGCGAAKQYPGNLGLDLRVAPGVDAQADLSGPLPLAADSVDVIFTVHILEHLIDFLTLVDECHRVLRPGGVLHVMSPWWGHVNAVADPTHVRLLDVQTIKHICQRHPGAPRWYPLHAGCDGASIFADLTPLGPDDPGPDPGHLARFFD; this is encoded by the coding sequence ATGGTCGCGCAGCTGCACAGGGCACCCTCCGGGGAACGGTTGCGCTCGATCGACGAGTTCCTCGGGATGGCCTACGCCGACCTGGTCAAGCACGACGACCGGCTGCGCGGTACCGCCGTGCAGGCGCGGTTCGACCGGGGCGTCGCGCACCTGACCGGCGAGGTGGCCGACCGCGAGGAGCTGGCCACGGTACGCCAGCTCGTCGGCCGGCTCGACGGCGTACTCGCGGTCTGGTCCCGGGTACGGGTGGCCGGCCGGGACCCGGTGGTGATGGATCTCGGCTGCGGCGCCGCGAAGCAGTACCCCGGCAACCTCGGTCTCGACCTGCGGGTGGCGCCCGGGGTGGACGCCCAGGCCGACCTCTCCGGCCCGCTGCCGCTGGCCGCCGACTCGGTCGACGTGATCTTCACGGTGCACATCCTGGAGCACCTGATCGACTTCCTGACCCTTGTCGACGAGTGCCACCGGGTGCTCCGCCCCGGCGGCGTACTGCACGTGATGAGCCCCTGGTGGGGGCATGTCAACGCGGTCGCCGACCCGACCCACGTACGGCTGCTCGACGTACAGACGATCAAGCACATCTGCCAGCGCCATCCCGGTGCGCCCCGGTGGTACCCGCTGCACGCCGGCTGCGACGGCGCGTCGATCTTCGCCGACCTCACCCCGCTCGGCCCGGACGACCCTGGCCCGGACCCCGGCCACCTGGCCCGGTTCTTCGACTGA
- a CDS encoding Crp/Fnr family transcriptional regulator: protein MEPSELRRLAAVPVFAGLGPARLRRLLDRSVSRTARPGDVLALRGQPAEHLLVVEAGTLTGVHDTADGKRLRLGDFTGPCAVDKSAVLDGGGYIATWLAGTVLRYRLVPAGELLRLIEDVPAVRRHVLRQLAGGLRDRQAELARTAYADAGTRVAAWLVAAAGRSGRRVPLPGAQQGLAESVGLTRVSVNRALRGLADAGLVRVEPGAVLVLAPELLAARAASAD, encoded by the coding sequence ATGGAACCGAGCGAGTTGCGCAGGCTGGCTGCCGTACCCGTCTTCGCCGGGCTCGGGCCGGCGCGGCTGCGCCGGCTGCTCGACCGCTCGGTGTCGCGTACCGCCCGCCCCGGCGACGTGCTGGCGCTACGCGGCCAGCCCGCCGAGCACCTGCTCGTGGTGGAGGCGGGCACCCTCACCGGGGTGCACGACACGGCGGACGGGAAGCGGCTGCGGCTCGGTGACTTCACCGGCCCGTGTGCGGTCGACAAGAGCGCGGTGCTGGACGGCGGCGGGTACATCGCCACCTGGCTGGCCGGCACCGTGCTGCGCTACCGCCTGGTGCCGGCCGGCGAACTGCTCCGGCTGATCGAGGACGTACCGGCGGTCCGGCGGCACGTGCTCCGGCAACTGGCCGGTGGGCTGCGGGACCGGCAGGCGGAACTGGCCCGCACCGCGTACGCCGACGCCGGGACCCGGGTGGCGGCCTGGCTGGTCGCGGCGGCCGGCCGGAGCGGGCGCCGGGTGCCGCTGCCCGGTGCCCAGCAGGGGCTGGCCGAGTCGGTCGGGCTGACCCGGGTCTCGGTCAACCGGGCGCTGCGCGGCCTCGCCGACGCCGGGCTGGTCCGGGTCGAGCCGGGCGCGGTGCTGGTGCTGGCCCCCGAACTCCTGGCGGCCCGCGCCGCGTCGGCGGACTGA
- a CDS encoding Gfo/Idh/MocA family oxidoreductase has protein sequence MSPAGAPAGFTGRPIRWGVLGTGWIAERFVEDLRRLPDAEVVAVGSRTAEAAERFAGRYAIPHTHGSWAGFAADDRVDVVYVATPHASHHAATALCLDAGRPVLCEKPFTLNADQAADLVARARFAGLFLMEAMWMRCVPAIRRLVTLVRDGAIGEPRLVQADFGLVGPVDPGHRLRDPALGGGALLDLGVYPVTLAQLLLGEPDSVTGVATLSQHGVDETTALVLGYPGGALASLTCSIVADTPWTATVCGSAGRIELGRGFFRPARLELYTGDGEPRTVEVPYQGEGFVHEAVEVMRCLRAGLTESPLATLADTVAVLRVTDAVRARTGVRYPADDEWRHPADDDWGYPADGGRHHPAAGERRVAG, from the coding sequence GTGAGCCCGGCGGGAGCGCCGGCCGGCTTCACCGGTCGGCCGATCCGGTGGGGTGTGCTCGGCACCGGCTGGATCGCCGAGCGGTTCGTCGAGGACCTGCGGCGGCTGCCGGACGCCGAGGTGGTGGCGGTCGGGTCGCGTACCGCCGAGGCGGCCGAGCGGTTCGCCGGCAGGTACGCGATCCCGCACACGCACGGCAGTTGGGCCGGGTTCGCCGCCGACGACCGGGTCGACGTCGTCTACGTGGCCACCCCGCACGCCAGTCACCACGCGGCCACCGCGCTCTGCCTGGACGCCGGCCGGCCGGTGCTCTGCGAGAAGCCGTTCACCCTCAACGCCGACCAGGCCGCCGACCTGGTGGCCCGGGCCCGGTTCGCCGGCCTCTTCCTGATGGAGGCGATGTGGATGCGCTGCGTGCCGGCGATCCGCCGGCTGGTCACCCTGGTCCGGGACGGGGCGATCGGGGAGCCCCGGCTGGTGCAGGCGGACTTCGGCCTGGTCGGGCCGGTCGACCCAGGCCACCGGCTGCGGGACCCGGCGCTCGGCGGCGGCGCCCTGCTGGACCTCGGCGTCTATCCGGTGACCCTGGCCCAGTTGCTGCTCGGCGAGCCCGACTCGGTAACCGGGGTCGCCACGCTGAGCCAGCACGGTGTCGACGAGACCACCGCGCTGGTGCTCGGCTATCCGGGCGGCGCGCTGGCCAGCCTCACCTGCTCGATCGTCGCCGACACGCCCTGGACGGCCACGGTCTGTGGCAGCGCCGGCCGGATCGAGCTGGGCCGGGGCTTCTTCCGGCCCGCCCGGCTGGAGCTGTACACCGGCGACGGGGAGCCGCGCACGGTCGAGGTGCCGTACCAGGGGGAGGGGTTCGTGCACGAGGCGGTGGAGGTGATGCGCTGCCTGCGGGCCGGGCTGACCGAGAGCCCGCTGGCCACCCTCGCCGACACCGTCGCGGTGCTGCGGGTCACCGACGCCGTCCGGGCCCGCACCGGGGTGCGCTACCCGGCCGACGACGAGTGGCGTCATCCGGCCGACGACGACTGGGGCTACCCGGCCGACGGCGGCCGACACCATCCGGCTGCCGGCGAGCGGCGTGTCGCCGGTTGA